A window of the Alnus glutinosa chromosome 4, dhAlnGlut1.1, whole genome shotgun sequence genome harbors these coding sequences:
- the LOC133867375 gene encoding uncharacterized protein LOC133867375, protein MLVTRKSFIFNSPTSYPSVRRNGRKFGISMAKKRDLSDKSRTQQETTIFPLKISNPILARSVVAVLGLGFIDAGYSGDWSRIGVISKETEDLLKLAAFVLVPFCIFLIFSLSREPEA, encoded by the exons ATGCTGGTCACAAGAAAGagctttatcttcaacagcccGACTTCTTATCCGTCTGTGAGGAGAAATGGCAGAAAATTTGGAATCTCAATGGCCAAGAAGAGAGATTTGTCTGATAAATCGAGGACCCAGCAAGAAACGACCATTTTCCCACTGAAAATCTCCAACCCAATTCTTGCTCGCTCTGTTGTGGCCGTGCTTGGGCTGGGATTCATCGATGCTGG GTACAGTGGAGACTGGTCAAGGATTGGAGTGATATCAAAGGAAACTGAGGACTTGCTAAAGCTTGCAGCTTTTGTACTTGTTCCTTTCTGTATCTTTCTCATCTTTTCTTTATCCAGGGAACCAgaagcttga
- the LOC133866331 gene encoding uncharacterized protein LOC133866331 produces the protein MGREIVQQESPQEPDRRSRVWFHEDEENTVDLPQQDLIDFSSQSLSSIFREKKVVAFEMQRDYFNNMRSMEFSDCKFLKKIPDMSNIPNLKELTIENCTNLVEVHPSIGFLDKLVSLTISRCSKLKSLPRTFKLRSLKFLVLEGCSRLQNFPKIGCIMESLRYINLRHTAVKELPSSIEYLTGLTDLNLEGCENLMNLPSTINLLQHLKILVLEDCKKLEEILELPPDIEVVNAAGCISLERFPEVSKRFDGNTCDLPGLVYVDLSRCHKLLENMENDVEKFLSVKGNLEDYICSIIFPGNKIPSWFDHQNHTSNSDICEIDITEASNLDGEIIGMALGAVIGIKDEPQILPLRILCDVEITNGLSRHYEFRLSGSDHLWLRYHIPKFDELKGDNVRVKFHISDSKGLAFFKSCGVHLVRRHGERAIDQMQLNPQVQGVPLEDVDVHLDVPDEAWRARAGIGRASSTPVASEAELVMILSDEEGGDDARVSSQGAARRVPAKSTSQAGPSRQAEAGGSSFFELRQTLAATQSPLDTSLAELESIQGRLKHSEVVLESEKSNAFRLGMENMENDVEKFLLVEGNLEDYICSVIFLGNKISNWFSHQKHTSNTDICEIDITQTSCSDGEITGMALGAIIGLKDQSQIPLPIICTVQIINGYSRHFETKEFHLSGSNHLWLRYHIPKFDDLKGDNVRVKFQIWDSTGLAFFKSCGVHLVRRYEEKAIDQMLNAPNEAVENSVDLMNGIQLTKRRREGHNYDDHLENNYCPPQKRHCGAVGMGISGTDNIQEHQSTSLNPKGKILTKDKVSVKGPRLRSSLHGCLGVGFGIGLRFKMYRPRRRKIQEVISNSDDHSENKYCPRRKRHCGALGITLSGTDNIQEHQSTSLNPRLISKGKNLNQRQRSGKSSSTCLELPWLPRG, from the exons ATGGGTAGAGAAATTGTTCAACAAGAATCACCACAAGAACCTGACAGACGCAGTAGGGTGTGGTTtcatgaagatgaagaaaatacG GTAGATTTGCCTCAGCAAGACTTGATCGACTTCTCTTCACAATCTTTGTCATCAATTTTTCGAGAAAAGAAAGTCGTTGCTTTTGAGATGCAGAGG GATTATTTCAACAACATGAGAAGTATGGAGTTCTCTGATTGTAAATTCCTGAAAAAAATTCCTGATATGTCGAACATCCCAAATTTAAAGGAATTGACTATTGAGAACTGTACAAATTTAGTGGAGGTTCATCCTTCTATTGGGTTCCTTGATAAGCTTGTTTCTTTAACAATTTCCCGATGCTCCAAACTCAAGAGTTTGCCAAGAACTTTCAAGTTGAGATCTTTAAAATTTCTTGTCCTCGAAGGTTGCTCAAGGCTTCAAAACTTTCCGAAAATTGGGTGTATAATGGAAAGTTTAAGATACATTAACTTACGGCACACTGCCGTAAAAGAACTACCTTCATCCATAGAATACCTCACTGGGCTTACAGATTTAAATTTAGAAGGCTGCGAAAATCTTATGAATCTTCCAAGTACAATTAATCTATTGCAACATCTAAAGATTCTTGTATTGGAGGATTGCAAGAAACTTGAAGAAATTCTAGAACTTCCGCCAGATATAGAAGTGGTGAATGCAGCGGGGTGCATCTCATTGGAAAGATTTCCAGAAGTATCAAAAAGATTTGACGGCAATACATGTGACTTGCCAGGGCTTGTTTACGTTGACTTGTCCAGATGCCATAAACTGCTCGAGAATATGGAGAATGATGTGGAAAAGTTTTTATCTGTTAAg GGAAATCTTGAGGACTATATATGTAGCATTATATTTCCGGGAAATAAGATTCCAAGCTGGTTCGACCATCAAAACCATACTTCAAACAGTGATATATGTGAAATAGATATTACTGAGGCTTCAAATTTGGATGGGGAGATCATTGGAATGGCTCTCGGTGCTGTTATTGGAATAAAGGATGAACCTCAAATATTACCCCTTCGTATTCTTTGTGATGTTGAGATCACCAATGGATTGTCAAGGCATTATGAATTTCGTTTGTCAGGCTCAGATCATTTATGGCTCCGGTACCACATTCCAAAATTTGATGAGCTAAAAGGAGACAATGTGCGAGTTAAGTTCCACATTTCGGACTCCAAGGGTTTGGCATTCTTCAAAAGTTGCGGAGTCCATCTGGTACGTAGGCATGGAGAGAGAGCGATAGATCAAATGCAGCTGAATCCTCAGGTTCAAGGTGTGCCCCTTGAGGATGTTGACGTCCATTTGGATGTACCCGATGAAGCTTGGAGGGCCCGGGCGGGAATCGGCCGGGCTTCTTCAACTCCTGTTGCATCGGAGGCTGAACTGGTTATGATTCTGTCGGACGAGGAAGGTGGAGACGACGCACGTGTGTCCTCGCAAGGAGCTGCGCGGAGGGTGCCTGCTAAGTCGACCTCACAAGCAGGCCCATCAAGGCAGGCTGAAGCAGGGGGGTCTTCATTCTTTGAGCTGAGGCAGACGCTGGCGGCAACCCAAAGTCCGCTGGACACATCCCTTGCAGAGCTTGAGTCCATTCAGGGGCGATTAAAACACTCTGAAGTAGTTCTCGAGTCTGAGAAGTCCAACGCCTTCCGTCTTGGCATGGAGAATATGGAGAATGATGTGGAAAAGTTTTTATTGGTTgag GGAAATCTTGAGGACTATATATGTAGCGTTATATTTCTGGGAAATAAGATTTCAAATTGGTTCAGCCATCAAAAACATACTTCAAACACTGATATATGTGAAATAGATATTACTCAGACTTCGTGTTCGGATGGGGAGATCACAGGAATGGCTCTCGGTGCTATTATTGGATTAAAGGATCAATCTCAAATACCCCTTCCTATTATTTGTACTGTTCAGATCATCAATGGATATTCAAGGCATTTTGAAACCAAAGAATTCCATTTGTCAGGCTCAAATCATTTATGGCTCAGGTACCACATTCCAAAATTTGATGATCTAAAGGGGGACAATGTGCGAGTTAAATTCCAAATTTGGGACTCCACGGGTTTGGCGTTCTTCAAAAGTTGCGGAGTCCATTTGGTACGCAGGTATGAAGAGAAAGCTATAGATCAAATGTTGAATGCACCCAATGAAGCTGTTGAGAATTCAGTAGATTTAATGAATGGTATTCAACTTACCAAGAGACGCCGTGAGGGCCACAATTATGATGATCACTTGGAAAACAATTACTGCCCACCTCAAAAGAGGCACTGTGGAGCCGTTGGCATGGGAATATCAGGGACAGACAATATCCAAGAGCATCAGTCAACTTCACTCAATCCAAAGGGAAAAATCTTGACAAAAGACAAGGTTAGCGTAAAGGGTCCTCGACTTCGCTCGAGCTTGCATGGCTGTCTTGGGGTTGGGTTTGGGATAGGTCTCAGGTTCAAAATGTACCGACCAAGAAGGAGAAAAATACAAGAAGTAATAAGCAACTCTGATGACCACTCGGAAAACAAGTATTGCCCACGTCGGAAGAGGCACTGTGGAGCCCTGGGCATTACATTATCGGGGACAGACAATATCCAAGAGCATCAGTCAACTTCACTCAATCCTCGATTAATCTCAAAAGGGAAAAATCTTAACCAAAGACAAAGATCGGGTAAAAGCTCCTCCACTTGTCTCGAGCTTCCATGGTTGCCGCGGGGTTAG
- the LOC133866333 gene encoding disease resistance protein RPV1-like yields the protein MFLIFGIDRINESKFIHAIVEDISCQVRPPHLYVAQYPVGIESRVKKIKGLLKLEMNDICMVGIIFGIMGIGKTTIAKAIYNSIAYQFQGSCFLEKVSETSGQPNGLVRLQEKLLYAILRDSSLKVDSVEQGINLIKQKLSSKKVLLILDGVDRLLQLEALAGQRAWFGSGSRIIFTARDTNLQTEYEVDATYEVKGLDPNEAHQLFCWHAFKKDKPDDDYVELTKHAIHLAGGLPLSLVVQGSSLCGRSVAEWITAFGL from the coding sequence ATGTTTCTTATCTTTGGCATTGATAGGATCAATGAATCTAAATTTATCCACGCAATTGTTGAAGATATCTCATGCCAGGTAAGGCCTCCACATTTATACGTTGCCCAATATCCCGTTGGAATAGAGTCCCGTGTAAAGAAAATCAAAGGGCTTTTAAAACTTGAGATGAATGACATTTGCATGGTGGGAATTATATTTGGAATTATGGGAATTGGTAAGACCACTATTGCGAAAGCAATCTATAACTCGATTGCTTATCAGTTTCAAGGTAGCTGTTTTCTTGAAAAAGTTAGTGAAACTTCTGGGCAACCGAATGGTCTGGTCAGATTGCAAGAAAAGCTTCTTTATGCTATCCTAAGAGACTCAAGTTTGAAGGTCGACAGTGTTGAGCAAGGGATCAATTTGATAAAGCAAAAGCTTTCCTCTAAAAAGGTTCTTTTAATTCTTGATGGCGTGGATCGGTTGCTCCAATTAGAAGCATTAGCTGGACAACGTGCTTGGTTTGGCTCAGGAAGTAGAATCATCTTCACAGCAAGAGATACAAATTTACAAACTGAATATGAAGTTGATGCAACATACGAGGTGAAAGGATTGGATCCCAATGAAGCTCATCAGCTCTTTTGTTGGCATGCCTTCAAAAAAGACAAACCTGATGACGATTACGTGGAACTCACAAAACATGCAATACATTTGGCCGGGGGATTACCATTGTCATTAGTAGTTCAAGGATCGTCTCTATGTGGTAGAAGTGTAGCTGAATGGATAACTGCATTTGGTCTTTAA
- the LOC133866334 gene encoding disease resistance protein RPV1-like has product MDRILRLPVHLVHLKSAVHSRSRITSSMAFQGASSSSSFTRGWWTYDVFLSFRGKDTRNNFTAHLYDALDRKGINTYIDEVGLIRGDNISPALVNAIENSRISIIVLSQNYVSSSWCLDELATILECKEKKGQIVLPVFYKVHPSEVVQLINTSVGQAFVELVERTEDDQMKVQSGSAFERIPRWKTALTQVANLSGWHLDNGYGLLICLR; this is encoded by the exons ATGGATCGGATACTGCGGTTGCCGGTTCATCTGGTTCATCTCAAATCGGCCGTTCATAGCAG ATCGAGAATAACTTCTTCCATGGCCTTCCAAGGAGcgtcttcctcttcttctttcaccCGTGGATGGTGGACTTATGATGTGTTCTTGAGTTTTAGAGGCAAAGATACTCGCAACAATTTTACTGCCCATCTATATGACGCTTTGGATCGAAAGGGAATCAATACCTACATAGATGAGGTCGGCCTGATCAGAGGAGATAACATTTCACCAGCACTTGTCAACGCTATTGAAAACTCAAGGATTTCAATCATTGTACTCTCTCAAAACTATGTGTCATCCTCATGGTGCTTGGATGAACTTGCGACGATCCTCGAGTGTAAGGAAAAGAAGGGACAAATCGTTCTACCAGTGTTTTACAAGGTACATCCATCCGAAGTTGTACAACTAATAAATACTAGTGTTGGACAAGCATTTGTTGAACTTGTAGAAAGAACAGAAGATGATCAAATGAAGGTACAGAGTGGTTCGGCCTTTGAGAGAATACCGAGGTGGAAGACAGCCCTAACACAAGTGGCCAATTTGTCCGGGTGGCATTTAGATAACGGGTATGGTCTTTTAATTTGCCTTCGTTAA